A window of the Oscillospiraceae bacterium genome harbors these coding sequences:
- a CDS encoding FAD-dependent oxidoreductase codes for MERYDLIIVGAGPAGLSAAAEAAKRGMSVAVFDENAKPGGQLFKQIHKFFGSKKHKAKVRGYKIGEELLAEIAGGADVALNSPVVGIYPEKEVVVRRGEKIVHYKADSIIVATGASENMVPFDGWTLPGVIGAGAAQTMMNLHGVKPGEKILMLGSGNVGLVVSFQLLQAGCEVEALVDAAPRIGGYGVHAAKVARCGVPFYLSHTITKAEGSDCVTGAVVSQVNEHFQPIPGTEKHFDVDTICVAVGLSPMSQLLMMAGCRMTDDPKRGGQVPVCGKYGETSVPGVYAAGDVSGIEEASSAMIEGRMAGICAAQHLGFCTDEAKQKSLEALESDLDDLRQGMFAPKNRGKKIEKTDEGIAISRTLLTKGHITAQEAERFPGVVHEVGVHPVMECTQNIPCNPCQDACPKHCIKIGKNITALPQIDPAVQCIGCGMCVASCSGQAIFLLDETYEKGFAAVTLPYEFLPLPAKGACGKALDRAGAPVCDAEVIGVKTSPAFDHTALLTIKVPQEKEMDARFFKEGISK; via the coding sequence ATGGAACGGTATGACCTGATTATTGTCGGCGCTGGTCCTGCCGGGCTGAGTGCCGCCGCAGAAGCCGCTAAGCGGGGCATGTCTGTCGCTGTATTTGATGAAAATGCCAAGCCCGGCGGACAGTTGTTTAAACAGATCCACAAATTTTTCGGTTCTAAAAAACATAAAGCAAAGGTGCGCGGCTATAAAATCGGCGAAGAACTGCTGGCCGAGATCGCGGGTGGCGCCGATGTAGCGCTGAATTCGCCAGTTGTGGGCATTTATCCCGAGAAAGAGGTCGTGGTCCGCCGCGGGGAAAAGATTGTGCACTACAAAGCGGACAGTATCATTGTCGCTACAGGGGCTTCGGAAAACATGGTTCCGTTTGATGGGTGGACTCTGCCGGGGGTAATCGGCGCAGGTGCCGCGCAGACCATGATGAATCTGCACGGAGTCAAGCCGGGCGAAAAGATTTTGATGCTTGGCAGCGGAAACGTCGGCCTTGTCGTCAGCTTTCAGCTTTTGCAGGCAGGGTGTGAAGTCGAGGCTTTGGTCGACGCTGCCCCGCGTATTGGCGGGTACGGCGTACATGCGGCAAAGGTTGCCCGCTGCGGTGTGCCTTTTTACTTATCCCATACCATTACAAAAGCAGAGGGCTCCGATTGTGTGACAGGTGCAGTAGTCAGTCAAGTGAATGAGCACTTTCAGCCAATTCCCGGCACTGAAAAGCATTTTGATGTGGACACCATTTGTGTTGCAGTCGGTCTTTCACCTATGTCGCAGCTGCTGATGATGGCGGGCTGCCGAATGACAGATGACCCCAAGCGCGGCGGGCAGGTGCCGGTCTGCGGAAAATACGGTGAAACGTCTGTTCCGGGCGTTTATGCGGCGGGCGATGTTTCTGGAATTGAAGAAGCAAGTTCTGCCATGATAGAGGGCCGTATGGCTGGCATTTGTGCGGCGCAGCACCTCGGTTTCTGTACAGATGAAGCAAAACAAAAGTCGCTTGAAGCGTTGGAAAGTGACCTTGACGACTTGCGGCAGGGGATGTTTGCCCCTAAAAACCGCGGTAAAAAAATTGAGAAAACAGACGAAGGCATTGCAATTTCCAGGACCCTTTTAACAAAGGGGCACATTACCGCGCAAGAAGCGGAGCGTTTTCCGGGTGTCGTGCATGAGGTCGGGGTCCATCCGGTTATGGAGTGTACACAGAATATTCCCTGCAATCCGTGTCAGGATGCGTGCCCAAAACACTGTATTAAAATTGGAAAGAATATTACGGCTTTGCCGCAGATAGACCCGGCCGTACAGTGCATTGGCTGCGGGATGTGTGTGGCTTCCTGTTCTGGACAAGCAATTTTTCTGCTGGATGAAACCTATGAAAAAGGCTTTGCTGCGGTTACTTTACCCTATGAGTTCCTGCCTCTGCCTGCAAAAGGCGCCTGCGGCAAAGCGCTGGACCGGGCGGGAGCGCCTGTGTGTGATGCCGAGGTGATCGGGGTTAAGACTTCACCGGCATTTGACCACACTGCCCTGCTGACAATCAAAGTCCCGCAGGAGAAAGAAATGGATGCCCGTTTCTTTAAGGAGGGTATTTCAAAATGA
- a CDS encoding tyramine oxidase subunit B: protein MDTNIDFLYLGEEDMLRAGVTDMKSCVDTMQDVFSLMSKNDYRMGGPSGNDHGIKLEFPKTSDIADMPLDGPDRRFFAMPAYVGGQFHMCGIKCYGSNQENRATGLPRSILMLTLMDPETGAPRAYMSANVLSAMRTGAVPGLGVRLLSAKNPKVASIIGPGVMGKTAIDAFVTEQPGIDTLKVKGRSQHGIDSFIDFCKKRYPSIQKYIVCKDYEEACRDADLICFGTSNAPKFEDNPYVKGEWLKPGALLISTSALLMDGDFLADKSKCKLVSDNYKMYAGWGAGKPFPTQKSVSTLIGMLFYDLVTAGKLKAEDITDIGDIINGYKEGRTSEEQVIVYAVGGMPTEDVGWGCRCLQKAKQLGVGQKLNLWEQPELA from the coding sequence ATGGATACCAATATTGATTTTCTGTACTTAGGCGAAGAAGATATGCTTAGGGCCGGCGTGACAGATATGAAAAGCTGCGTTGATACTATGCAGGATGTTTTCTCTTTAATGAGCAAAAATGACTATCGAATGGGTGGGCCAAGCGGCAACGATCATGGGATTAAGCTGGAGTTTCCTAAAACGTCTGACATTGCGGATATGCCGCTGGATGGTCCAGACCGGCGCTTCTTTGCCATGCCGGCGTATGTGGGCGGTCAGTTCCATATGTGCGGCATCAAGTGCTATGGCTCCAACCAGGAAAACCGTGCCACTGGGTTGCCGCGGTCGATTTTGATGCTGACACTTATGGACCCCGAAACCGGCGCGCCTAGGGCATATATGTCTGCAAATGTACTCAGCGCCATGCGCACAGGTGCAGTGCCCGGTTTGGGTGTGCGTCTGCTCTCTGCAAAGAATCCTAAAGTCGCTTCCATTATCGGCCCGGGTGTCATGGGAAAGACCGCTATTGACGCATTTGTCACCGAACAGCCGGGAATTGATACTCTGAAAGTGAAAGGCCGCAGTCAGCACGGAATCGACAGTTTCATCGATTTCTGCAAAAAGCGTTATCCAAGCATTCAGAAATACATTGTCTGTAAAGATTACGAGGAAGCCTGCCGAGACGCGGATCTTATCTGCTTTGGCACCAGTAATGCACCAAAATTTGAGGACAATCCCTATGTCAAGGGAGAGTGGCTGAAGCCCGGTGCCCTGCTCATCAGCACCTCTGCACTGCTGATGGATGGCGACTTCCTTGCTGACAAGTCAAAATGCAAGCTGGTCTCTGACAACTACAAGATGTATGCTGGCTGGGGCGCGGGCAAACCGTTTCCAACACAGAAAAGTGTGTCCACTTTAATCGGCATGCTGTTTTACGACCTTGTTACCGCCGGAAAACTGAAAGCAGAGGATATTACAGATATCGGCGATATTATCAATGGCTATAAAGAGGGCCGCACTTCAGAAGAACAAGTTATTGTTTATGCGGTTGGTGGTATGCCGACAGAGGATGTCGGCTGGGGCTGCCGCTGTCTGCAAAAAGCAAAGCAGCTTGGCGTCGGACAAAAACTGAACCTTTGGGAGCAGCCGGAGCTTGCCTGA
- a CDS encoding (2Fe-2S)-binding protein, translating into MIYANNRSAAIGPFVPAADDNLIICRCEEVTKGEIRQAVHDGMYTLPEVRRYLRCGMGLCQGQTCGKLVKGIIARELGVRPSELEPATGRAPMRPTEMKILGSEEGGED; encoded by the coding sequence ATGATTTACGCCAATAACAGGTCAGCAGCGATTGGGCCGTTTGTGCCGGCAGCAGACGACAATTTGATTATCTGCCGCTGCGAAGAGGTAACCAAGGGCGAAATCCGCCAAGCGGTGCATGATGGAATGTATACCCTGCCTGAAGTGCGGCGCTACCTGCGCTGTGGAATGGGGCTGTGCCAGGGGCAGACCTGCGGTAAGCTGGTGAAAGGTATTATTGCGCGCGAGCTTGGCGTCAGACCTTCGGAGCTGGAGCCGGCCACAGGGCGCGCGCCGATGCGCCCGACAGAGATGAAAATTCTGGGCAGCGAAGAAGGAGGGGAAGACTGA
- a CDS encoding (2Fe-2S)-binding protein: MKRITEHPILGKIEKGREITFTLDGKTLKGYEGEPVAAALKANGVMIHRYTAKQHKPRGIFCAIGRCTDCVMVVDGKPNIRTCITPLKEGMRVQTQYGTAAKSGVKG; encoded by the coding sequence GTGAAACGGATTACAGAACATCCGATTCTCGGGAAAATCGAAAAAGGGCGGGAAATTACATTCACCCTTGACGGGAAAACGCTGAAAGGCTACGAGGGAGAGCCAGTGGCGGCGGCGCTCAAAGCAAACGGCGTGATGATACACCGCTATACGGCAAAGCAGCACAAACCGCGCGGCATTTTCTGTGCGATTGGCCGCTGTACAGACTGTGTAATGGTGGTAGACGGAAAGCCTAATATTCGCACCTGCATTACACCGCTCAAAGAGGGCATGCGGGTACAGACCCAGTATGGCACAGCGGCAAAAAGCGGGGTGAAAGGATAA
- a CDS encoding APC family permease yields MEKSKFKKVLNEKDILVIAFGAMIGWAWVVSTGDWIKNAGTIGTILAFLLGGIMVYFVGLTYAELTPAMPQCGGEHVFSYKALGPTASFICTWEIILGYASVAAFEAVAFPTVLTWLIPNFLQGYMYTIGGFKVYASWVAVAVVVALLITLLNIVGTKTAAVVQSVLTAVIAAAGILLVVGSLKSGNISLVKSTAFASQTGSKYSNFGGILTIAVMTPFYFVGFDVIPQAAEEVDVPYKKLGRIMLLSIVLALVFYAAIVFAVGYVLPLSKMSEGSLPSADAIQLAFHSSAMAKVLIIGGMSGIITSWNSFLIGGSRAAYSMAESKMLPAWFGKLHKKYKTPVNAILFIGAITVLAPFFGRKMLTWIVDAGSLAVCIAYMMVALSFLVLRYKAPEMNRPYKVKHGKLVGVIAVVMASFFIVLYVVPLPFASSALVWQEWLWFGVWAACGVFFYFHCKSVYGEKFASHVDVELDASLM; encoded by the coding sequence ATGGAAAAATCGAAGTTTAAGAAAGTGCTGAATGAAAAGGACATCCTTGTGATTGCGTTTGGCGCCATGATTGGCTGGGCGTGGGTTGTCAGCACAGGCGACTGGATTAAAAATGCCGGCACCATCGGTACAATACTTGCGTTTCTTTTGGGCGGTATTATGGTCTACTTTGTCGGGCTGACCTATGCCGAGCTGACCCCGGCAATGCCGCAGTGCGGCGGTGAGCACGTCTTTAGTTACAAAGCACTTGGCCCGACTGCTTCGTTTATCTGTACCTGGGAGATTATCCTTGGCTATGCTTCTGTGGCAGCTTTTGAGGCGGTTGCTTTTCCCACAGTGCTGACGTGGCTGATTCCTAATTTTCTGCAGGGCTACATGTACACCATCGGCGGCTTTAAAGTATATGCCAGCTGGGTTGCAGTTGCGGTAGTTGTTGCGCTGCTGATTACGCTGCTCAACATTGTTGGTACGAAAACCGCGGCGGTTGTGCAGTCTGTTTTAACAGCGGTTATTGCTGCCGCAGGTATTCTGCTGGTGGTTGGTTCGCTGAAATCGGGCAATATTTCTCTTGTAAAGTCCACTGCATTTGCTTCACAGACCGGTTCTAAGTATTCAAATTTTGGCGGTATTTTGACCATTGCTGTAATGACTCCGTTTTACTTTGTTGGGTTTGATGTTATTCCGCAGGCTGCCGAGGAAGTAGATGTTCCTTACAAAAAACTTGGCAGAATCATGTTGCTTTCCATAGTCCTTGCACTGGTGTTTTATGCAGCGATTGTCTTTGCGGTTGGCTATGTGCTGCCGCTGAGCAAAATGTCTGAGGGCAGCTTGCCGTCTGCAGATGCCATTCAGCTGGCTTTTCACAGCAGCGCTATGGCAAAGGTGCTGATTATCGGCGGCATGTCCGGCATTATCACTTCCTGGAATTCTTTCCTCATCGGCGGCAGCCGCGCGGCCTACTCCATGGCCGAGTCAAAAATGCTGCCGGCGTGGTTTGGCAAGCTGCATAAGAAATACAAAACACCGGTCAATGCAATTTTGTTTATCGGCGCAATTACTGTCTTGGCACCGTTCTTTGGCCGCAAGATGCTGACCTGGATCGTTGATGCGGGCTCTTTGGCTGTGTGCATTGCGTACATGATGGTTGCACTTTCGTTTTTGGTGCTGCGCTATAAAGCACCGGAAATGAACCGCCCCTATAAAGTGAAACATGGCAAGCTGGTTGGCGTAATTGCTGTCGTCATGGCGAGCTTTTTCATTGTCCTTTATGTAGTTCCGCTGCCATTTGCAAGTTCTGCGCTGGTTTGGCAAGAATGGCTTTGGTTTGGTGTCTGGGCGGCATGCGGTGTATTCTTCTATTTCCACTGCAAGTCGGTGTACGGCGAAAAGTTTGCCTCTCATGTAGATGTAGAGCTGGATGCCAGTCTGATGTAA